Within the Granulicella sibirica genome, the region CCGTCTCCATCCATGCCAGCTACCTCATCAACCTCTGCAGCCAGACCGGAAGCGTCCGCGAAAACAGCATCTCCGCCTTCCGCTGCGAAGTCGAACGCGCCCTCGCCCTTGGAGCCGAATACCTCGTCCTCCATCCCGGAAGTTGGAAGGGCCTCACTCGCGAAGAGGGCCTCCGCCTCGCCGCACAATCGATAGAAAAAGCCATCGACGGCCTCCCCTGGCAGGGCAGGGACTTCAAGATCCTCATCGAAAACACCGCCGGAGCCGAGTTCTCCCTCGGTGGAAGCCTCGAGCAGGTAGCCGAACTCGTCGAACGCCTGCAGATGTGCGCCCCCGTCGGCGTCTGTCTCGACACCTGCCACATGCACGTCGCCGGCTACGACATCGTCACCTCCACAGGTTACGAAGAGACCATGTCACTCGTCGGCGCCAGCATAGGCACTGAAACCGTCCGCCTCTGGCACTGCAACGACGCCAAAGCTTCACAGGGCTCCAAATTGGACCGCCACGAGCACATCGGCGAAGGCACCATCGGTGCCGAGGCCTTTCGCCGCCTCCTCCACGACTCGCGGTTTGCCCACTGCGCCTTCATCGCCGAAACCCCCGTCGACGCGCCCGGTGACGAAGCCCGCAACGTCACCGTCCTCCGCACCCTCGCCGCCCGCTAGGCCGCAGAATCGTCGCGGTAGTCTTGACGCTCCACCAGGATTTTGGTACCGTAGGAAGGTTCCGCGAATATCCGGAGCCATTCGCCGGGAAGTGACGGCGGCAACTGGATACAAGAGATTCAACACAGAGCTTCCGCAAAGAGAAAGGGAAGCAGAATTCTGTGACCTATCGCAATCGTGCCTGCGACACCCTCCACCCTCACGGGATCCAAAGGATGGGCTATGTGGGCCGGGACAGCGAAACGGAGCCGACTGCAGCATGCCTCCCCGGGCGGCAGCAAGTACGGTCACCGTCGACTGTTATCACCTCAGACGTGAAAGCAGCAAACGCGTGGTTTGCAGTCAGCAGTACGGCCGCGCGCAGGATTCAGGACTTCGCCCGGAACGCCACTTTGGTGTTCCGTCCTTCGTGTGTGCGGCTACATACAACGGATCGAGCGAGGGAGCTGCCCTGCGCCGAGCCCGAATCAACCGATTTGGGTAAGACCTAAGGAGTTTCACCAGTGCCTACGTTCCATCAACTCGTCAAGCAGGGCCGCACGCCGACCCGTTACAAGACTGCCAGCCCCGCCCTCCAGGGCTCTCCCCAGCGCCGCGGCGTCTGCACCCGCGTCTACACCCAGACCCCCAAGAAGCCGAACTCGGCCCTCCGCAAGGTCGCCCGCGTCCGCCTCACCAATGGCATCGAAGTCACCACCTATATCCCGGGCATCGGCCACAACCTGCAGGAGCACTCGATCGTGCTCATCCGCGGCGGTCGCGTGAAGGATCTACCGGGTGTTCGTTACCACGTCGTTCGCGGCACGCTTGATTCCGTCGGCGTCGCGAACCGCAAGCAGAGCCGCTCGAAGTACGGCGCGAAGCGTCCGAAGGCCGGCGCAGCCGCCCCGACCGGCAAGAAGAAGTAGTCAAGTTCCGGGGCCGGGTAAGTCCGGCCCCATCAACCATGTCCAGCTCTTGAGAAGTCCGGCGCTGGAGGAAGACGAGAAAGAGAAGAAATGCCCCGTAAAGGTTACATCGCCAAGCGTGAAGTTGCTCCCGACCCGGTCTACAACTCGACCCTGGTCACAAAGTTTGTGAACTCGATGATGTGGGGCGGCAAGAAGTCCACCGCCCAGGGCATCTTCTACACCGCCATGACGAACCTCGAGCAGAAGGGTGGCGACGAGGCCCTCAAGCTCTTTAAGAAGGCCATCGAGAATTGCAAGCCTCTACTCGAAGTCAAGAGCCGCCGCGTGGGCGGAGCTAACTACCAGGTTCCCATCGAAGTTCTCCCTGAGCGCCGCACCTCACTCGCTATCCGCTGGCTCGTGACCTATGGTCGCGCCCGCGGCGAAAAGGGAATGGTCGACAAGCTCACCGCCGAGCTGCTCGATGCAGCCAACGGCCGTGGCGCCGCGATGAAGAAGAAGGAAGACGTCCACCGTATGGCCGAAGCCAACAAGGCATTCGCTCATTACCGTTGGTAATCGGAAGTTCCTGCTTCGTTCGGTAATTTGACCTTGGATTTAGAACCGCTGGCCTGGGCCAGCAGATAGAGATCAAGACTGTGGCACGCACTATACCGCTGAATCGTTGCCGGAATATCGGGATCATGGCGCACATCGACGCCGGAAAGACGACGACGACCGAGCGCATTCTCTTCTATACGGGCATCACGCACCGTATCGGAGAGGTGCATGAGGGCACTGCGACCATGGACTGGATGGAGCAGGAGCAGGAGCGCGGCATCACCATCACCTCCGCCGCGACCACCTGCACCTGGAAGAACATCCGCATCAACATCATCGATACGCCGGGCCACGTCGACTTCACTGCTGAAGTGGAACGCAGCCTCCGCGTGCTCGATGGCGCGGTTGCCTGCTTCGACGCCGTTGCCGGCGTGCAGCCCCAGTCCGAGACCGTCTGGCGTCAGGCCGATAAATACAAGGTTCCCCGCATCTGCTTCATCAACAAGATGGATAAGGCCGGAGCCGACGCCGTCTACGCGACCTCGACCATCGTCGATCGTCTCGGAGCCCGCGCGATTCCGATCAACATCCAGATTGGTGCCGAGGCGAAGTTCCTTGGCGTCGTCGATCTCGTCACGATGAAGGCCATCTACTGGCACGATGAGACCATGGGCGCGGAATACACGGTCGAGGAGATCCCCGCGGATCTGCTTGAGACCGCGAAGACCGCACGCGGCGTTCTCATCGAGGCTGTGGCCGACTCCGACGACGAGATCATGAACCTGTATCTCGAGGGCGAAGAGCCGACCGAAGCGCAGCTCAAGGTTGGTATCCGCAAGGCGACGATCGCGATGAACATCTTCCCGGTCCTCTGCGGTTCGTCCTTCAAGAACAAGGGCGTGCAGACCCTGCTCGATGCCGTCGTCGACTACCTGCCGAGCCCGCTCGATATTCCTCCCATGATCGGGCACAATCCCGACAACATGGAAGAGGAGATCATCCGCAAGGCTGATGACAGCGAGCCTCTCTCTGCCCTCGGCTTCAAGATCATGACGGATCCCTTCGTCGGTCAGCTTATCTTCATCCGCATCTACTCGGGCGTGCTGAAGACCGGCGATACGACGCTGAATCCGCGCACCGGCAAGACCGAGCGCATCGGCCGCCTGCTCAAGATGCACGCGAACAAGCGGGAAGAGATATCGGAGATCATGGCGGGCGATATCTGCGCCGCCGTTGGCCTCAAGAACCTCATCACTGGCGACACGATCTGCTCGGACAAGAACCCTGTCGTCCTCGAATCGATCGACTTTCCGAAGCCCGTCATCGAAGTCGCCGTCGAGCCGAAGACCAAGGTCGACCAGGAGAAGATGGGCGTCGCCCTCGCCAAGCTGGCGCAGGAAGATCCCACGTTCAACGTTCGCACCGACGTCGACTCCGGTCAGACCATCATCGCCGGCATGGGCGAGCTTCACCTTGAGATCATCGTCGATCGCATGATGCGCGAGTACAAGGTCGAAGCAAACGTCGGCAAGCCGCAGGTCAACTACCGCGAGACCATCCGCGGCAACGCCGAAGCGGAAGGCAAGTACATTCGTCAGACCGGTGGTTCGGGTAACTACGGTCACGCCAAAATTCGCATCGAGCCCAACGAGCCTGGTAAGGGTTATTTGTTCTCGAACGACACCAAGGGCGGCACGATTCCCAAGGAATACGTGAAGCCGATCGATCAGGGCATCCAGGAAGCCATGCAGGGCGGGGTTCTGGCTGGGTACGAGATGGTCGACATCAAGGTCTCGCTCTACGACGGCAGCTACCATGACGTTGACTCGAACGAAATGGCATTCAAGATCGCCGGTTCGATGGCCTTCAAGGAGGCGGCCCGCAAGGCGAAGCCGGTTCTGCTCGAGCCAGTGATGGCAGTCGAAGTGACGGTCCCCGAGGACTACATGGGAACCATCATCGGCGATCTTAACAGCCGCCGCGGACGTATCGAAGGCATGGAGATGGTCGGCAACACCCAGGCGATTCGCGCCAGTGTGCCGCTCTCGACCATGTTCGGTTACGCCACGCACATGCGCGGTGCGACCCAGGGTCGCGCGAACTACTCCATGCAGTTCAAGCAGTACGAGGAAGCGCCCCGATCGGTCTCGGAAGAGATCATCGCCAAGGTGCAGGGCAAGGATCCGAAGTAAAGAAAGACAGCAAATTCTTGGCCTTATCTTCCTTAGGCCGCCAACAGATTGAGCAGTCAACGCAGTAAGCAATACGGAGAGCAGTCATGGGCAAGGAAAAGTTTGACCGGTCTAAGCCGCACGTCAATATTGGCACGGTTGGCCACATCGATCACGGCAAAACGACGCTGACCGCGGCGATCACGAAGGTTCTGTCGAAGCACAACCCGAACAACACGTTCCGTTCGTTCGACACCATCGACAACGCTCCGGAAGAGCGCGAGCGCGGTATCACCATCGCGACCTCGCACGTCGAGTACGAAACGGCGAACCGGCACTACGCGCACGTCGACTGCCCGGGCCACGCCGATTACATCAAGAACATGATCACCGGCGCCGCCCAGATGGACGGAGCGATTCTCGTGGTCGCCGCCACCGACGGCCCGATGCCCCAGACGAAGGAGCACGTTCTCCTTGCCCGTCAGGTCGGCGTTCCCTTCATCGTCGTGTTCCTGAACAAGTGCGATGCTGTCGAAGACGAAGAGCTCATCGAACTCGTCGAGATGGAAGTCCGCGAGCTCCTTTCGAAGTACGACTACCCCGGCGACGACACCCCGATCATCCGTGGTTCGGCCCTCGGCGCGCTCAACGGCGAAGCCCAGTGGGAAGCCAAGATCGACGAGCTCATGGCCGCGGTCGACAAGTACATTCCCCAGCCCGAGCGTGCGGTCAACCTGCCGTTCCTGATGCCGATCGAAGACATCTTCTCGATCTCGGGTCGCGGAACCGTGGTCACCGGCCGTATCGAGCGTGGCAAGATCAAGGTGGGCGAAGCCTGCGAGATCGTCGGTTTCCGCGACACGCGCGCGACCGTCTGCACTGGTGTCGAGATGTTCAAGAAGCAGCTTGACGAAGGCCTCGCCGGAGATAACGCCGGCCTCCTCCTGCGCGGTATCGCGAAGGAAGATGTCGAGCGTGGCATGGTGCTTGCGAAGCCTGGTTCGATCACGCCGCACACCGAGTTCAAGGGCGAGATCTACGTTCTGAGCAAGGAAGAAGGCGGACGTCACACTCCGTTCTTCAACGGCTACCGTCCCCAGTTCTACTTCCGCACCACCGACGTGACCGGATCGGCGAAGCTGCCGGCTGGCATCGAGATGGTGATGCCTGGCGATAACGTTCAGCTCGAGATCACGCTGCACACGCCGGTCGCGATGGAGAAGGGTCTGCGCTTCGCTATCCGCGAAGGCGGACGCACCGTCGGAGCCGGTACCATCTCCGAGATCATCAAGTAAAATAAGGCTTTATAACAAAAGCTGTTGCTTGTTTTTATATATCGAGGCCTGTCGGCCCATTGAGATGTAAGCAGGAAATGACCGGCAGGCACTCCAAACGATCTTTGCAGGAAGAAAGAGAATCACATGGCTGGACAGAGAATCAGAATCCGTTTGAAGGCGTATGACTACCGCGTGCTTGACACGTCCACCGGCGAGATCGTCGAGACGGCGAAGCGCACCGGAGCTCAGGTTGCCGGACCCATTCCGCTCCCGACGATGAAGAACAAGTACTGCGTTCTGCGCTCGCCCCACGTTGACAAGAAGTCGCGCGAGGCCTTCGAGATTCGTACGCACAAGCGCCTGATCGACATCCTTGAGCCCACGCAGCAGACGGTGGATGCGCTCATGAAGCTCGATCTTCCCGCTGGCGTCGACGTTGAGATCAAGACGGTACAAAAATAGCCTCGTAACAAAGGCCTTTACGTTTTCGCACCATTCACCCGGCAGTGCTCTTCTCGAGCATGATGAGGAAAGGAACTCAGTATGTCAGTCGTAGGAATCCTTGGTAAGAAAATTGGTATGACCCAGATCTTTGACGAGCGTGGAGATGTTCATCCCGTTACCGTTCTCAAGGCTGGCCCATGCGTCATCACCCAGCTCAAGACCGTCGCGAAGGACGGCTACGACGCCGCCCAGATCGGCTACGTCGACTTCGTCAAGGCGTCCAAGATCAACAAGGCGATGACCGGTCACTTCGCGAAGTCGAACGTGCCTCCCGTCAAGATGATCAAGGAAGTCGGCATCGAAGTCGCCAAGGCTGGCGATGATGTGGAAGACGCCGTCAAGGCTGGCGATCGCGTTCTGGTCGACATCTTCAACGACGAGCGCTTCGTCGATGTCATCGGCACCTCCAAGGGCCGCGGCTTCGCGGGCGTCATTCGCCGCCACGGCTTCGGCGGCGGACCCAAGTCGCACGGTCACATGTTCCAAGTGCAGGGCTCGATCGGTGCTTCGTCGTTCCCCTCGCGCGTCTTCCCTGGCCAGCGTATGCCCGGTCACATGGGACATGCCCAGATCACGGTCCGCAACCTCCGCATCCGCGGCATCGACCTCGAGGACAACCTCATCCTGGTTGAAGGCGCAGTCCCCGGACCGCGTGATGGTTTCGTCCTGATCTCGAAGGCCAAGGCTCCGCCGCGTGAGCGTCGTGGGTTTGCCGGTGCCGCCACGAAGGATGCTCTCAAGGCCTCCAAGAAGGCTGCGCCGTCCAAGAAGAAGTAAAGAAAAAGCTTCCCAACAGAGAGCCCTGAGTTTTCACAGCATCGGGGCTCGCAAACAAAGTCAGGGCTCGCCGCATCGATGGCGGGCAAGAAGAGAGAAGAAGATGGCAAACATCAACGTAGTCAATCTGGGTGGGGAGAAGGTCGCAGAGTTCGAACTCAACGACATCTTCACCGCAGAGATCAACGACGCGCTCCTGTGGGAGGCGGTCAAGCACTATCGGGCCGCCCTCCGTCAGGGAACCGCCGCCACCAAGACCCGCAAGAACGTCTCCGGTTCGGGTAAGAAGCTCTGGAAGCAGAAGGGAACCGGCCGCGCGCGTATCGGTTCGATCCGCTCTCCTCTCTGGCGTTCGGGTGGTACGGTCCACGGACCCCAGCCCCGCAGCTATGAGTACGCGTTCCCCAAGAAGAAGCTCTTCGGTGCCCTGCGCTCGGCCATCGCCGCCAAGATCGCGGAAGGCAAGCTCACCATCGTCGATTCCTTCGCCGTTTCGGAAGGCAAGACCAAGATCTACCGCAACGCGCTGAACAAGCTCGAGGCCGGCAAGACCACGCTTCTGGTCGAGTCCAGCCAGAAGCTCGACGAGAACCTTTATCTCGGTTCGCGCAACCTCTCGGGCGTTGAGCTTGTGCTCAGCTCCGAAGTCCACCCCTACGATCTGCTCAAGTATGAGCACGCCGTGTTCTCCCGCGACGCCTTCGAGGCCATCCAGGAAACACTCGCCAAGAACACGTCGAAGCGCAAGGCTTCCGAGAAGGAGGTTGCGTAATGCCAACCCTCTATACCGTCATTCGCCGCCCCCTCATCACTGAAAAGGGCATGACCGTCAAGGAAGTCCAGAACACGCTCGTCTTCGAGGTCGCCCTCAAGGCCACCAAGACCGAAGTCAAGCAGGCCGTCGAGACGCTGTTCAAGGTCAAGGTCCACGGTGTCCGCACCGCGACCGTCGAAGGCAAAGAACGTCGCCGTGGCAAGTTCGCCGGCTACCGCCCCGACTGGAAGAAGGCTTACGTTCGCCTGAAGGCCGGCGAAAAGATGCCCGAGTACCTCGACAGCCTCTAAGCCGCCCGGGTCATCTCCGCGCAGCTCACAGATATCGCTTCACGTATGCCTCGCGTCACAGAGGCGCAAAGAGCAAGGGAACAGAACAATGCCGATTAAATCATTCCGCCCCACAACGCCGACACTCCGCTTCGCGACGAAGCTGGTGAACGACGACATCACGACCGACAAGCCCTACAAGCCACTCCTGGGCGTCAAGCCCCGGACCGGCGGTCGCAACTCGACCGGCGCCATGACCATGCGTCACCAGGGCGGCGGTCACAAGCAGAAGCTTCGTCTCATCGACTTCAAGCGCGACAAGTACGGCATCCCCGGCACCGTTGCGACCGTCGAGTACGATCCCAACCGCAGCTCTCGCATCGCGCTGATCAACTACGTGGACGGCGAGAAGCGCTACATCATCCAGCCCGTCGGGCTCAAGGTCGGCCAGTCGATCATGAGCGGTCCCGATGCCGATATTCTCGTCGGCAACGCACTCCCGCTCAAGTTCATCCCGACCGGTACGATCGTGCACAACATCGAGCTCCGTCCCGGCAAGGGCGCGCAGATGGCCCGTTCGGCCGGCGCTCAGGTTAACCTCGTGGCCAAGGAAGGCGACTACGCTCTCCTGAAGCTCCCCTCCGGTGAGACCCGGCGCGTGCTCGTCGAGTGCATGGCGACCATCGGCCAGGTCGGCAACACCGACCACGAGAACGTCACCATCGGTAAGGCTGGACGCAACCGCTGGAAGGGCATTCGTCCTTCAAACCGCGGCGTCTCGATGAACCCCGTCGATCACCCGCACGGTGGTGGTGAGGGTAAGACCTCGGGCGGACGTCACCCGGTAACCCCGTGGGGCCAGCCGACACGTGGATACAAGACGCGCAATAACAAGCGCACCGACGTATTCATCGTGAACCGCCGCACCAAGTAAGTATTTCGCAGTCTTTTTTTACGCCGAGAGTAAGCCCAAGTCTCGTAAGTTGAGATTCGTCGTATTCAGCAACCAGCATCAACCAGCAACTCGGAGCAAGACATATGTCACGATCTGCAAAGAAGGGTCCCTTCATCGACGCTCACCTGATGAAGAAGATCGACGTCATGAACGCGGCGAACGACAAGAAGGTCCTCAGGACCTGGTCGCGCCGCTCGACCATCCACCCCGACTTCGTCGGCCACACCATCGCCGTCCACAACGGACGCAAGTTCATCCCGGTCTACGTGACGGAGAACATGGTGGGCCACAAGCTCGGTGAGTTCTCGGCGACCCGCACCTTCAAGGGCCACTCGGCGCGCGCCTCCGAATCCTCCGCAAAGCCCAAGTAATCCGGCGCATCCAGTTAGAGCGATAGATACGCCGCACTTCGGAAGAAGACAAGGCGAAGCAGAAAATTCGAGAAGTTCGCGGGCAAGTGAAGCCCGAAGGAAACGATCATGGCAAAGACCGCAGTACAGCAACCCCGAGAGTTCCGCGCTGAAGCCAAATTTCAGCGCACCAGTCCACAGAAGGCGCGGCTCGTTCTCGAGCTCATCAAGGGCCTCCGCGTCGAGGCGGCGATCAACGCCATCCACTTCAGCTCCAAGCGCATGGCGCCGGTGATCGAAAAGGTTCTCCGTTCGGCCATCCAGAATGCCAGCTACGTCTCCGACGAGCAGGGCCTGGATGTCGACATCGATAACCTCTACGTCCGCACCGCGATCGCGAACGAAGGCCCGCGCATGAAGCGCATCCGCCCCGCTCCGATGGGACGCGCCTTCCGCTACCAGCGCAGGCTCTGCCACATCATCGTGACCGTCGCCGAAAAGGGCGCGGTAGCCGCTGACACGACCGGCACGACCGAGACGGCGAAGGCCGCCAAGGGCGCACCGGCGAAGAAGACGGCAGCGAAGAAGGCTCCAGCCAAGAAGGCAGCCGCGAAGAAAGCGGCTCCCAAGAAGGCAGCGGCGGCAAAAGCTTAGGATTCTGATCGCGACTCAAAATTTTGAGTAGCTAATACGCGGTTTTCAGGTAAACTTAGAAATTGTGCATGGGTGCCGGACCGGCTAGACCGAGTCAAGGCAACAATAAAGGGAAGCTATGGGACAGAAGGTCCATCCGTATGGGTTTCGCCTCGGCATCAACAAGCCGTGGAAGTCACGCTGGTTCGTCGAACGCGGCTACGATAAGTTGCTCGTTGAGGACGTCAAGCTCAAGGCCGAGCTTCGCGAGAAGCTGAAGGCAGCCGGTGTAAGCTCCGTTGAAGTCGAGCGTCCGGGCAACAAGCTCCGTCTCATCATCCGCACCGCGCGTCCGGGCATCATCATCGGCCGCAAGGGCGCCGAGATCGACAAGCTCAAGGCCGACATTCAGAAGCGCACCTCGCGTGAAGTCTTCATCGACATCCTCGAAGTGAACAAGCCTGAGCTCGATGCCCAGCTTGTTGCTGAGAACATCGCTCTGCAGCTCGAGAAGCGCGTCAGCTTCCGTCGCGCCATGCGTAAGTCGGTTGATTCGGCTCTGCGTTTCGGTTGCAAGGGAATCAAGGTTCGCGTTTCGGGTCGTCTGAACGGAAACGAAATCGCTCGCTCCGAGTGGTATCTCCAGGGCCGTCTGCCGCTGCACACCCTGCGCGCGGACATCGACTACGGTTTCGCCGAGGCTAACACCACCTACGGCATCATCGGTGTCAAGACCTGGGTCTACCGTGGAGATATCTACGAGCAGAAGAAGCGTCGTGAGCCCATCACCACCACCGGCGCATTCTAAGTCCGGTACAAGTAACAGGATCAGGATCCGCAGGTTGACTTAGAACCTGCGGATCGGAATAAAGCAGTATGCCAGGACTTCAGTCCAGCAACTAAGAGGGTTTTGCCATGTTGATGCCAAAGAAGGTCAAGTATCGCAAGCAGCAGCGCGGCCGCATGTGCGGCAAGGCGTGGCGCGGAAGCGATCTCTCGTTCGGCGATTTCGGACTGAAGGTTATGGAGTGCGGTTACATCACCGACCGCCAGATCGAAGCCAGCCGTATCGCCATGACGCGTTTCATCAAGCGCGGCGGCAAGGTCTGGCTCCGTCTGTTCCCGGATAAGCCAATCACCAAGAAGCCGGCTGAAACCCGTATGGGTAAGGGTAAGGGAGCTCCGGATCACTGGGTTGCCGTCGTCCGCCCCGGCAAGATCCTGTTCGAGATGGAAGGCGTTACGCCTGAGCTCGCCAAAGAGGCCATGCGTCTCGCGGCACACAAGCTCCCCCTCAAGACCAGCTTCGTCATGCGTCACGACGCCGTCGCCAAGACCGCCGCTGCCGCCAAGTAAGCACACACGACCTTCGTACCGGAAACACCAGGAAAACGATCATGGAACTCGAAAAGCTTCGCAATCTCTCGGACGATGAGCTCAAAGCCCAGCAGAACACCGCGGGCGAACAGCTCTTTCGCATCCGTTTCCAGAAGAGCCTCGGCAACAATGACGGAATTAAGAAGATCCGCATTCTGAAGCTCGATATCGCGCGCGCCAAGACGATTGCCCGCGAGCGCACCCTCGCTGCCGAGAAGGCTGCCACGCCCGCGGTGGTCCACACCGCACCACCCGCGAGCACACGCACCGCCCGCAAGAAAGCGAAGAACTAATCATGGCTGATACCCAGATTGCCACCCCCGCAACCACCGACCCCCAGACCTCTCGCCGTAACGAGAAGGTCGGCATCGTCGTTTCGACCAAGATGCAGAAGACCATCGTCGTCGAGATCGAAATGCGCAAGGCTCACCCCAAGTACAAGCGCGTCATGAAGTCGAACAAGAAATTCTACGCGCACGACGAGCAGAACTCTGCCCGCGTCGGCGACGTGGTTCGCATCCGTGAGGCCCGGCCACTTTCGAAGCTCAAGCGCTGGTCGCTCGAGGAGATCGTTCGCCGCTCCTCGCTCGCACAGCTCTCCGATGCGAAGGTCGTTACCACCCCGACCAACGACGCGAAGTAAAGAAAAATAAGCAGAAGTTTTGTTTGTCGCCGTTTGGGCTAAGCCCTCGGCATCCAGGAGATTCCAATGTCAGTACAGATGAGATCCATCCTCGACGTGGCCGATAACTCCGGCGCCCGCAAGCTGCAGGTCATCCTGCCGCTCGGTGGCGGCCTGGGCAAGAAGGCCGGCCTCGGCGATGTCGTTACCGCCGCGGTGAAGGAAGCTTCGCCCGATGGCACCGTGAAGAAGGGCAAGGTCGTCA harbors:
- the rpmC gene encoding 50S ribosomal protein L29, translated to MELEKLRNLSDDELKAQQNTAGEQLFRIRFQKSLGNNDGIKKIRILKLDIARAKTIARERTLAAEKAATPAVVHTAPPASTRTARKKAKN
- the rpsQ gene encoding 30S ribosomal protein S17, whose translation is MADTQIATPATTDPQTSRRNEKVGIVVSTKMQKTIVVEIEMRKAHPKYKRVMKSNKKFYAHDEQNSARVGDVVRIREARPLSKLKRWSLEEIVRRSSLAQLSDAKVVTTPTNDAK
- the rplP gene encoding 50S ribosomal protein L16, with product MLMPKKVKYRKQQRGRMCGKAWRGSDLSFGDFGLKVMECGYITDRQIEASRIAMTRFIKRGGKVWLRLFPDKPITKKPAETRMGKGKGAPDHWVAVVRPGKILFEMEGVTPELAKEAMRLAAHKLPLKTSFVMRHDAVAKTAAAAK